The following proteins come from a genomic window of Nocardiopsis sp. YSL2:
- a CDS encoding bifunctional cytidylyltransferase/SDR family oxidoreductase — MKNQRPATQPSTRNVAVVLAGGSGQRIGLATPKQLLKIAGKTILEHTLAIFEHAPGVDEVLVMMNPGFVSDAEAVVKKAGLAKVTRVLPGGTSRNATTQLALDALGHLPAETTNVLFHDAVRPMLSQRVVADCITALETYGAVDVAIPSSDTIIEVDADVITDVPDRSRLRRGQTPQAFRLSTIRDAYAKAWNDPDFQATDDCSVVLRYSPDVPIHVVAGEEQNMKVTQPVDIFIADKLFQLSSAGTPEFTDEDYTARLSGATVVVFGGSYGIGAGVADLAEKHGARVFRYSRSATRTNVANPADVAAALEQAHSATGRIDFVVNTAGVLRIGRLDQTDDATVEETLRVNYLAPVNIARAAFPYLAQSKGQLLLYTSSSYTRGRGEYSLYSSTKAATVNLTQALADEWSEDGVRINCINPERTQTPMRSKAFGEEPAGSLLSADKVARTSVDVLLSDLTGHVVDVRREEMPAPATESARSVREPAQ; from the coding sequence GTGAAAAACCAGCGTCCGGCTACACAGCCGTCGACCCGCAACGTCGCGGTCGTCCTCGCCGGAGGAAGCGGCCAGCGCATCGGGCTCGCGACACCCAAGCAACTGCTCAAGATCGCCGGAAAGACGATCCTGGAACACACGCTGGCCATCTTCGAGCACGCCCCCGGCGTGGACGAGGTCCTGGTGATGATGAACCCGGGCTTCGTCTCCGACGCCGAGGCCGTCGTGAAGAAGGCCGGACTCGCGAAGGTGACGCGTGTCCTGCCCGGCGGCACCTCACGCAACGCCACCACCCAACTGGCCCTCGACGCCCTCGGACACCTGCCCGCGGAGACGACCAACGTCCTCTTCCACGACGCGGTCCGGCCGATGCTCTCGCAGCGGGTCGTCGCCGACTGCATCACCGCGCTGGAGACCTACGGCGCCGTCGACGTGGCCATCCCGTCCTCGGACACCATCATCGAGGTCGACGCGGACGTCATCACCGACGTCCCCGACCGGTCCCGGCTGCGCCGCGGCCAGACGCCGCAGGCCTTCCGGCTCTCGACCATCCGCGACGCCTACGCCAAGGCCTGGAACGACCCGGACTTCCAGGCGACCGACGACTGCAGCGTGGTCCTGCGCTACTCCCCCGACGTCCCCATCCACGTGGTGGCCGGCGAGGAGCAGAACATGAAGGTCACCCAGCCGGTCGACATCTTCATCGCGGACAAGCTCTTCCAGCTCTCCTCGGCGGGCACCCCGGAGTTCACCGACGAGGACTACACCGCGCGGCTCTCCGGCGCGACCGTGGTCGTCTTCGGCGGCAGCTACGGCATCGGCGCGGGCGTGGCCGACCTCGCGGAGAAGCACGGCGCCCGCGTCTTCCGCTACTCGCGCAGCGCCACCCGCACCAACGTCGCCAACCCCGCGGACGTGGCCGCCGCCCTGGAGCAGGCGCACTCCGCCACCGGCCGCATCGACTTCGTCGTCAACACCGCCGGCGTGCTGCGCATCGGCCGCCTGGACCAGACCGACGACGCCACGGTCGAGGAGACCCTGCGCGTCAACTACCTGGCCCCGGTCAACATCGCCCGCGCCGCCTTCCCCTACCTCGCGCAGAGCAAGGGCCAGCTACTGCTGTACACCTCCAGCTCCTACACGCGCGGACGCGGCGAGTACAGCCTCTACTCGTCCACCAAGGCCGCGACGGTCAACCTCACGCAGGCCCTGGCCGACGAGTGGTCCGAGGACGGCGTCCGGATCAACTGCATCAACCCCGAGCGCACCCAGACACCGATGCGCAGCAAGGCCTTCGGCGAGGAGCCCGCCGGCAGTCTGCTCAGCGCCGACAAGGTCGCCCGCACCTCCGTGGACGTCCTGTTGTCCGACCTCACCGGCCACGTCGTGGACGTCCGCCGCGAGGAGATGCCCGCCCCCGCGACCGAGAGCGCCCGTTCGGTGAGGGAGCCCGCCCAGTGA
- a CDS encoding NCS1 family nucleobase:cation symporter-1, which produces MTHAPPSPEPGTAPVTHPDGRVSLPEGATLPPGPYVNSDLHPVPMSQRTWGTGSFTALWISMSVNIPAWTLAGGLVAVGMDWRQAVLTIALGNLIVLVPMVLTGHAGARYGIPYPIFARASFGLRGANLPALLRGAVACGWYGIQTWIGGQGVFILLGRVFGTGWSEAAVVGGQPWTMWLSFGLFWLAQLAIILWGMEGVRKVQVWAAPLMLVGGVALLAWMVVQAGGFAPLFAVNSDLGWGPEFWALFFPSLMAMIGFWATLSLNISDFTRFASTQRAQVLGQTFGLPTTMAAFALLAVMVSAGTQAVYGETLWDPVEIVAQMDNGIALLFATFVVLLATVSTNIAANLVGPAYDLANLKPRLISFRTGAIITSLVSVAIFPWRLISDPNIYIFTWLGTVGGILGTVGGILIADYWLLRRTRMDLNALYTRDAAYWYTGGWNWRALAAFAVGAILAVGGSHSAPGAGPFPEAGLIPFLSPLADYGWAVGFLSALVVYWALSLALPDRRRQRV; this is translated from the coding sequence GTGACTCACGCCCCTCCCTCCCCCGAACCCGGTACAGCGCCCGTCACACACCCCGACGGTCGGGTCTCCCTCCCCGAGGGCGCCACCCTGCCGCCCGGCCCCTACGTCAACTCCGACCTGCACCCGGTGCCGATGTCCCAGCGCACCTGGGGCACGGGCAGCTTCACCGCCCTGTGGATCAGCATGTCGGTCAACATCCCGGCCTGGACGCTGGCCGGCGGCCTGGTCGCGGTGGGGATGGACTGGCGCCAGGCGGTCCTGACCATCGCCCTGGGCAACCTCATCGTGCTGGTGCCGATGGTCCTGACCGGTCACGCCGGCGCGCGGTACGGCATCCCGTATCCGATCTTCGCCCGGGCGTCCTTCGGGCTGCGGGGCGCGAACCTGCCCGCGCTGCTGCGCGGCGCGGTCGCGTGCGGCTGGTACGGCATCCAGACGTGGATCGGCGGCCAGGGCGTGTTCATCCTGCTCGGGCGCGTATTCGGCACGGGCTGGAGCGAGGCGGCCGTGGTCGGCGGGCAGCCGTGGACCATGTGGCTGTCGTTCGGCCTGTTCTGGCTGGCCCAGCTGGCGATCATCCTGTGGGGCATGGAGGGCGTCCGCAAGGTGCAGGTGTGGGCCGCCCCGCTCATGCTGGTGGGCGGCGTCGCCCTGCTGGCGTGGATGGTGGTCCAGGCGGGCGGCTTCGCGCCGCTGTTCGCGGTCAACTCGGACCTGGGCTGGGGCCCGGAGTTCTGGGCGCTGTTCTTCCCGTCCCTGATGGCGATGATCGGCTTCTGGGCGACCCTGAGCCTGAACATCAGCGACTTCACGCGCTTCGCGTCCACGCAGCGCGCGCAGGTGCTGGGCCAGACGTTCGGCCTGCCGACCACGATGGCGGCGTTCGCGCTGCTGGCGGTCATGGTGAGCGCGGGGACGCAGGCGGTGTACGGCGAGACGCTGTGGGACCCGGTGGAGATCGTCGCGCAGATGGACAACGGGATCGCGCTGCTGTTCGCGACCTTCGTGGTGCTGCTGGCGACGGTGTCCACGAACATCGCCGCGAACCTGGTGGGCCCGGCCTACGACCTGGCCAACCTGAAGCCGAGGCTGATCAGCTTCCGGACCGGCGCGATCATCACGAGCCTGGTGAGCGTCGCGATCTTCCCGTGGCGGCTGATCTCGGACCCGAACATCTACATCTTCACGTGGCTGGGCACCGTGGGCGGGATCCTGGGAACCGTCGGCGGCATCCTCATCGCGGACTACTGGCTGCTGCGCCGCACCCGGATGGACCTGAACGCGCTGTACACGCGCGACGCGGCGTACTGGTACACGGGCGGCTGGAACTGGCGGGCCCTGGCGGCGTTCGCGGTGGGCGCGATCCTGGCGGTGGGCGGCTCGCACTCCGCCCCGGGCGCCGGGCCCTTCCCGGAGGCGGGTCTCATCCCGTTCCTGTCCCCGCTGGCCGACTACGGCTGGGCGGTGGGCTTCCTGTCGGCGCTGGTCGTCTACTGGGCCCTGAGCCTGGCCCTCCCCGACCGGCGACGGCAGCGCGTCTGA
- the hydA gene encoding dihydropyrimidinase, which produces MARTVISGGLVVTAAEEVEADVLVEDGKVAALALRGSETARTWADSGADVIDAAGHYVIPGGVDAHTHMEMPFGGTHSADTFETGTRAAAWGGTTTIVDFAIQRPGQAVRDGVNAWMAKADGKCAVDYSFHAILSDVNESSLKEMDVLVDEGITSFKLFMAYPGVFYSDDGQILRAMQRGAANGALTMMHAENGIAIDVLVEQALAEGRTDPRYHGEVRKALLESEATHRAIQLARVAGAPLYVVHVSANEAVEELSRARDKGLNVFGETCPQYLFLSTDNLAEPDFEGAKYVCSTPLRPKEHQEHLWRALRTNDLSVVSTDHCPFCFSGQKEMGRGDFSKIPNGMPGVENRMDLLHQAVVDGHISRRRWIEIACATPARMFGLYPRKGTVAPGADADLVVYDPAAEQVVSAETHHMNVDYSAYEGKRLTGRARTVLSRGRVVVDDGAYLGEAGHGRFVPRSTCQYLV; this is translated from the coding sequence ATGGCACGAACCGTCATCAGCGGCGGCCTGGTCGTCACCGCGGCGGAGGAGGTCGAGGCCGACGTCCTGGTCGAGGACGGCAAGGTCGCGGCCCTGGCCCTGCGCGGCAGCGAGACCGCGCGCACCTGGGCCGACAGCGGCGCCGACGTCATCGACGCCGCCGGGCACTACGTCATCCCCGGCGGGGTGGACGCGCACACGCACATGGAGATGCCCTTCGGAGGCACCCACTCCGCCGACACCTTCGAGACCGGCACCCGTGCCGCCGCGTGGGGCGGCACCACCACGATCGTCGACTTCGCCATCCAGCGCCCCGGCCAGGCCGTGCGGGACGGCGTGAACGCGTGGATGGCCAAGGCCGACGGGAAGTGCGCCGTCGACTACTCCTTCCACGCCATCCTCAGCGACGTCAACGAGTCCTCGCTCAAGGAGATGGACGTCCTGGTGGACGAGGGCATCACCTCGTTCAAGCTGTTCATGGCCTATCCGGGTGTCTTCTACAGCGACGACGGCCAGATCCTGCGGGCCATGCAGCGCGGCGCCGCCAACGGCGCGCTGACCATGATGCACGCGGAGAACGGCATCGCCATCGACGTGCTGGTCGAACAGGCCCTGGCCGAGGGCCGCACCGACCCCCGGTACCACGGCGAGGTCCGCAAGGCCCTGCTGGAGTCCGAGGCCACCCACCGCGCCATCCAGCTCGCGCGCGTGGCGGGCGCCCCGCTCTACGTCGTGCACGTGTCGGCGAACGAGGCGGTGGAGGAGCTGTCGCGGGCCCGCGACAAGGGGCTCAACGTCTTCGGTGAGACCTGTCCCCAGTACCTGTTCCTGTCGACCGACAACCTGGCCGAGCCGGACTTCGAGGGCGCCAAGTACGTGTGCTCCACGCCGCTGCGCCCCAAGGAGCACCAGGAACACCTCTGGCGTGCGCTGCGCACCAACGACCTGTCCGTGGTCTCCACTGACCACTGCCCGTTCTGCTTCAGCGGCCAGAAGGAGATGGGCCGGGGCGACTTCTCCAAGATCCCCAACGGCATGCCCGGCGTGGAGAACCGGATGGACCTGCTGCACCAGGCCGTGGTGGACGGGCACATCAGCCGGCGGCGGTGGATCGAGATCGCCTGCGCCACCCCGGCGCGCATGTTCGGCCTCTACCCGAGGAAGGGCACCGTCGCACCGGGCGCCGACGCCGACCTGGTCGTCTACGACCCCGCGGCCGAGCAGGTCGTCTCGGCCGAGACGCACCACATGAACGTGGACTACTCCGCCTACGAGGGCAAGCGCCTCACCGGCCGCGCGCGCACGGTGCTCTCGCGCGGACGGGTCGTCGTGGACGACGGCGCCTACCTGGGCGAGGCCGGACACGGCCGGTTCGTGCCCAGGTCCACCTGCCAGTACCTGGTCTGA
- a CDS encoding TIGR03842 family LLM class F420-dependent oxidoreductase: MDIGLVLQTDPPADLLVERMERADRLGFTHGWTFDSVVLWQEPFVIYSRVLERTRDLVVGPMVTNPSTRTWEVTASLFATLNDMYGNRTVCGIGRGDSAMRVAGRKPATLDRLSRAMHAIKDLAEGREADVDGAAMRIPWVKDGALPVWMGAYGPKALALVGRQADGFILQLADPYLTEWMVKAVRAAAADAGRDPDEVKVCVAAPAYVTDGSPEALAHARDQCRWFGGMVGNHVADLVSRYGEHSGAVPEELTDYIRAREGYDYSHHGRADNPDTAFVPDPIVDRFCLLGTVDEHRKKLERLREAGVDQFAVYAMHDDVDGVIDAYGSEIIPGLT, encoded by the coding sequence GTGGACATCGGACTCGTCCTACAGACCGACCCGCCCGCCGACCTGCTGGTGGAGCGGATGGAGCGCGCCGACCGGCTCGGGTTCACCCACGGGTGGACGTTCGACTCGGTCGTGCTCTGGCAGGAGCCCTTCGTCATCTACAGCCGCGTCCTGGAGCGCACCCGCGACCTGGTCGTCGGCCCCATGGTGACCAACCCGAGCACGCGCACCTGGGAGGTCACGGCCTCCCTGTTCGCCACGCTCAACGACATGTACGGCAACCGGACGGTGTGCGGCATCGGCCGCGGCGACTCGGCGATGCGCGTGGCGGGCCGCAAGCCCGCCACCCTGGACCGGCTGAGCAGGGCCATGCACGCCATCAAGGACCTCGCGGAGGGCCGGGAGGCGGACGTCGACGGCGCCGCCATGCGCATCCCCTGGGTGAAGGACGGCGCCCTGCCGGTGTGGATGGGCGCCTACGGGCCCAAGGCGCTGGCCCTGGTGGGCCGCCAGGCCGACGGGTTCATCCTGCAGCTGGCCGACCCGTACCTGACCGAGTGGATGGTCAAGGCGGTGCGCGCGGCGGCGGCCGACGCGGGCCGCGACCCCGACGAGGTGAAGGTGTGCGTGGCGGCGCCCGCGTACGTCACCGACGGGTCGCCGGAGGCACTGGCGCACGCCCGCGACCAGTGCCGGTGGTTCGGCGGGATGGTGGGCAACCACGTGGCCGACCTGGTGTCGCGCTACGGGGAGCACTCCGGCGCCGTCCCGGAGGAGCTGACGGACTACATCCGCGCCCGCGAGGGGTACGACTACAGCCACCACGGCCGGGCCGACAACCCGGACACCGCGTTCGTGCCCGACCCCATCGTCGACCGGTTCTGCCTGCTGGGCACGGTGGACGAGCACAGGAAGAAGCTGGAGCGGCTGCGCGAGGCCGGAGTCGACCAGTTCGCCGTCTACGCCATGCACGACGACGTCGACGGGGTCATCGACGCCTACGGCAGCGAGATCATCCCGGGCCTCACCTGA
- a CDS encoding nitrilase-related carbon-nitrogen hydrolase codes for MPHTVRAALVQTEWTGDTESMIAAHEKYARDAAAQGAKVIGFQEVFNAPYFCQVQEAEHYRWAESVPDGPTITRFSALARELGMVMVLPVFEIEKPGFYYNTAAVIDADGTYLGKYRKHHIPQVKGFWEKFYFRPGNLGWPVFDTAVGRIGVYICYDRHFPEGWRALGLAGAQLVYNPSATHRGLSRYLWQLEQPASAVANAYYVAAINRVGVEEYGDNDFYGTSYFVDPRGQFVGEVASDTAAELVVRDLDFDLIDEVRQQWAFYRDRRPDAYGPLVEG; via the coding sequence ATGCCGCACACCGTCCGTGCCGCGCTCGTCCAGACCGAGTGGACCGGCGACACCGAATCCATGATCGCGGCGCACGAGAAATACGCTCGCGACGCCGCCGCGCAGGGCGCGAAAGTGATCGGATTCCAGGAAGTCTTCAACGCGCCCTACTTCTGCCAGGTACAGGAGGCCGAGCACTACCGCTGGGCCGAGTCGGTCCCCGACGGCCCCACCATCACCCGTTTCAGCGCGCTGGCCCGCGAACTGGGCATGGTGATGGTCCTGCCGGTCTTCGAGATCGAGAAGCCGGGCTTCTACTACAACACCGCCGCCGTCATCGACGCCGACGGCACCTATCTCGGCAAGTACCGCAAGCACCACATCCCGCAGGTCAAGGGCTTCTGGGAGAAGTTCTACTTCCGCCCCGGCAACCTCGGCTGGCCGGTCTTCGACACGGCCGTCGGCCGGATCGGCGTCTACATCTGCTACGACCGCCACTTCCCCGAGGGGTGGCGCGCGCTCGGCCTGGCCGGGGCCCAGCTCGTGTACAACCCCTCCGCCACCCACCGCGGCCTGTCCCGCTACCTCTGGCAGCTCGAACAGCCCGCCTCCGCGGTCGCCAACGCCTACTACGTCGCCGCCATCAACCGCGTGGGCGTGGAGGAGTACGGCGACAACGACTTCTACGGCACCAGCTACTTCGTCGACCCGCGCGGGCAGTTCGTCGGCGAGGTCGCCTCGGACACCGCCGCCGAACTCGTGGTCCGCGACCTCGACTTCGACCTGATCGACGAGGTACGCCAGCAGTGGGCGTTCTACCGCGACCGCCGCCCGGACGCCTACGGGCCGCTGGTCGAGGGATAG
- a CDS encoding glycerophosphotransferase, with product MTLREHANRETVIGTGLLALSYLVMLAGVITGLWWIFLVGAFGSYAMDALLLHRFPNLSKLIQQIRLGITPRTLLRQLMALGLLITTPTVTSTGIGLVLLVFLALFGLQLVCGVAARLLRTRRKLPVVTRNIDLTPLRIPDSPPMPLVREPMTRLLPLDIFLVVGAVAHVATGRLWPVTTGAAVSLLVTVLALVLVGWHLRRALAIPGQAEVMRFAQSWLDAYRPEVVLYFSGSADSAYQVNMWLDVLDRLERRVVIVLRERTIAAQLAPTRLPVLCVPAATDLMALDFGPARVALYPANTGKNIHMLRNPMMRHVFVGHGDSDKVASINPFSKAYDEVWTAGRAGRDRYDRAQVGVRLDEIVEVGRPQLDEIRTDTAPGSVRTVLYAPTWEGWTDEPGNTSLIDAGPALVARLLAADPPVRVLYKPHPFTGMRSAAARGAHKRIVDMIEAANRGAARTAPDPRPLAELERRLADFDTDNGSTDEAHNSREEGRSAPTAVADLQALSTEWHRVYWDGRADEEHLVIQGPRPTLYSCFNQADLLISDISSVVADFVATEKPYAIANCEGIPHDEFQTRHPTSAAAYMLLPDGEGLDTALAAVRDAGPDPLSDERVELRTYLLGPSTEPSQVRFAAAVDDLYARADAQVRAVHAVTSETGTATV from the coding sequence GTGACACTGCGTGAACACGCCAACCGCGAGACCGTCATCGGCACTGGCCTGCTCGCCCTGTCCTATCTCGTGATGCTCGCCGGTGTGATCACCGGCCTGTGGTGGATCTTCCTTGTGGGCGCCTTCGGCAGCTACGCGATGGACGCGCTGCTCCTGCACCGCTTCCCGAACCTGTCCAAGCTCATCCAGCAGATCCGCCTGGGCATCACGCCGCGCACCCTCCTACGCCAGCTCATGGCGCTGGGCCTGCTGATCACCACGCCGACCGTGACCTCCACGGGCATCGGCCTGGTGCTGCTGGTCTTCCTCGCGCTCTTCGGCCTCCAGCTCGTCTGCGGTGTCGCCGCGCGCCTGCTGCGCACCCGGCGCAAGCTGCCGGTCGTCACCCGCAACATCGACCTGACGCCACTGCGCATCCCCGACAGCCCGCCCATGCCGCTCGTCCGCGAGCCCATGACCCGCCTGCTGCCGCTGGACATCTTCCTGGTGGTGGGCGCCGTCGCCCACGTGGCCACGGGCCGGCTGTGGCCCGTCACCACGGGTGCCGCCGTGTCGCTGCTCGTCACGGTCCTGGCGCTGGTCCTGGTCGGCTGGCACCTGCGCCGAGCGCTCGCCATCCCCGGGCAGGCGGAGGTGATGCGCTTCGCGCAGTCCTGGCTGGACGCCTACCGGCCCGAGGTCGTGCTCTACTTCTCCGGCTCGGCCGACTCCGCCTACCAGGTGAACATGTGGCTGGACGTGCTCGACCGCCTGGAGCGGCGCGTCGTGATCGTGCTGCGCGAGCGCACCATCGCCGCCCAGCTCGCGCCGACCCGGCTCCCCGTGCTGTGCGTGCCGGCCGCCACGGACCTGATGGCGCTGGACTTCGGACCCGCCCGCGTGGCCCTGTACCCGGCCAACACCGGCAAGAACATCCACATGCTGCGCAATCCGATGATGCGGCACGTGTTCGTCGGGCACGGCGACAGCGACAAGGTCGCCAGCATCAACCCGTTCAGCAAGGCCTACGACGAGGTCTGGACCGCCGGCCGCGCCGGCCGGGACCGCTACGACCGCGCCCAGGTCGGCGTCCGCCTCGACGAGATCGTGGAGGTCGGCCGACCCCAGTTGGACGAGATCCGCACCGACACCGCGCCGGGCTCCGTGCGCACGGTGCTCTACGCGCCCACCTGGGAGGGATGGACCGACGAGCCCGGCAACACGTCGCTGATCGACGCCGGACCCGCGCTCGTCGCCCGGCTGCTGGCCGCCGACCCGCCCGTGCGGGTCCTGTACAAGCCCCACCCCTTCACCGGCATGCGCTCGGCCGCGGCCCGCGGGGCGCACAAGCGGATCGTGGACATGATCGAGGCCGCCAACCGCGGTGCGGCGCGCACCGCGCCGGACCCGCGCCCGCTGGCGGAGCTGGAGCGGCGCCTGGCCGACTTCGACACCGACAACGGTTCGACGGACGAGGCGCACAACTCGCGGGAGGAGGGGAGGTCGGCCCCCACCGCGGTGGCCGACCTCCAGGCGCTGTCCACCGAGTGGCACCGCGTGTACTGGGACGGCCGGGCCGACGAGGAGCACCTGGTCATCCAGGGACCCCGGCCGACGCTGTACTCCTGCTTCAACCAGGCGGACCTGCTGATCAGCGACATCTCCAGCGTCGTCGCGGACTTCGTCGCCACCGAGAAGCCCTACGCCATCGCCAACTGCGAGGGGATCCCGCACGACGAGTTCCAGACCCGGCACCCGACCTCGGCGGCGGCCTACATGCTCCTGCCGGACGGCGAGGGCCTGGACACCGCTCTGGCCGCCGTCCGCGACGCGGGGCCCGACCCCCTGTCGGACGAGCGCGTGGAGCTCAGAACCTACCTGCTCGGCCCGAGCACGGAGCCCTCCCAGGTGCGCTTCGCCGCGGCCGTCGACGACCTGTACGCGAGGGCCGACGCCCAGGTCCGCGCGGTCCACGCGGTCACCTCCGAGACCGGCACCGCCACCGTCTGA